In one window of Natrinema halophilum DNA:
- a CDS encoding LLM class flavin-dependent oxidoreductase, producing MSYSHEASDGSDRVGIYLQDKHPIRENMELVQYAEEQGFNEVWQAESRLARDAITPMAAYAAVTDDIKIGSGVINNWTRNTALIAQTMSTLEELAGPDRVLCGIGAWWDPLAEKVGVDRSDAPRAMRECVEVTKRLLEMENVTYDGEHVNVRDIELDVVHGDSGPRTVPVYVGATGFKMMELTGHFADGALMNYLVSPEYNQKALDALETGAERSDRSIDEIDRPQLIVCSMDHDEEKALDNARELITQYLGQQPHIMKASGVSQDLIDEVGDAIGGWPADKDDIKKGMDLIPDEVVHKLTASGRPEQCREKVREYADNGCLCPILYPLGDDPELMIDEFADGYL from the coding sequence ATGAGCTACAGTCACGAGGCAAGCGACGGGAGCGACAGAGTCGGGATTTACCTGCAGGACAAGCACCCGATTCGAGAGAATATGGAACTGGTACAGTACGCCGAGGAGCAAGGCTTCAACGAGGTCTGGCAGGCCGAATCGCGCCTCGCACGGGACGCCATCACCCCGATGGCAGCCTACGCCGCCGTCACCGACGACATCAAAATCGGCTCCGGCGTCATCAACAACTGGACGCGAAACACGGCCCTCATCGCACAGACGATGAGCACCCTCGAGGAACTAGCCGGACCGGACCGGGTCCTCTGTGGGATCGGTGCCTGGTGGGACCCCCTCGCTGAGAAGGTCGGGGTCGACCGGTCGGACGCGCCCCGGGCAATGCGCGAGTGCGTCGAAGTGACGAAACGGCTGCTCGAGATGGAGAACGTGACATACGACGGCGAGCACGTCAACGTCCGTGACATCGAACTCGACGTCGTTCACGGCGATTCCGGTCCCCGGACCGTGCCCGTGTACGTCGGTGCGACCGGGTTCAAGATGATGGAGTTGACGGGCCACTTCGCGGACGGAGCCCTCATGAACTACCTCGTCAGTCCCGAGTACAACCAGAAGGCGCTCGACGCACTCGAGACCGGGGCGGAGCGATCGGATCGATCCATCGACGAAATCGATCGACCGCAACTGATCGTCTGCTCGATGGACCACGACGAAGAGAAGGCACTGGACAACGCCCGGGAACTCATCACGCAGTATCTCGGCCAGCAGCCACACATCATGAAAGCCAGCGGCGTGAGTCAGGACCTGATCGACGAGGTGGGAGACGCCATCGGTGGCTGGCCGGCCGACAAGGACGACATCAAGAAAGGGATGGACCTCATCCCGGACGAGGTGGTCCACAAGTTGACGGCGAGCGGTCGTCCAGAACAGTGTCGCGAGAAGGTCCGGGAGTACGCCGACAACGGCTGTCTGTGCCCGATCCTGTACCCGCTCGGTGACGATCCAGAGCTCATGATCGACGAGTTCGCAGACGGCTACCTCTAG
- a CDS encoding N-acyl-D-amino-acid deacylase family protein, which produces MSTTNTDSIEFRNARVLDGSGADAYSGNVLVEGERIQRIADDPAGADREVDLDGSFLAPGFIDMHAHSELRLFEKPEAAEKITQGVTTEVLGQDGVSVAPVPSDLNEEWANRIQSLDGTIGDEWPWTTVHGFLDELSDAEPAVNTAFYAPHGNLRSLLAGFEDRPLEDDELETLQAELAAAIEEGAFGLSKGMIYPPSSYGRDPELEALASTLGEYDSFMISHVWNETDYVVESIERYLDICHRGGCDAHVSHLKVGGQQNWGASEDVLSLFDDAEERGQRVSFDQYPYTAGSTMLTALLPPWARQDDSAAILERLRDESARERIATDISEQGDWENLARAAGTWDNILITRTESGQHQGETIAEIAAERDRDPVDAMCDLLVEEDLDVTMADFIMSETDIERFLADPRGTFCSDGIFGGKPHPRAIGTFPRILERYVREREALTLERMVYKAAGRPADLLGLPDRGYVKEGYVADLVAFDLDAIVERPTYEEPNQLTEDFDFVLVGGEIAVEDGKPTERRNGSVLRSTEEWDGQTRPSRSRRLS; this is translated from the coding sequence ATGTCGACTACTAACACGGACTCTATAGAGTTCCGTAACGCACGAGTTCTCGACGGAAGTGGCGCCGACGCGTACTCGGGGAACGTCCTCGTCGAAGGGGAGCGAATCCAGCGAATTGCCGACGATCCCGCCGGTGCCGACCGCGAAGTCGACCTCGACGGCTCGTTTCTGGCACCGGGGTTCATCGACATGCACGCCCACTCGGAACTTCGTCTGTTCGAGAAGCCGGAGGCGGCCGAAAAGATAACGCAGGGCGTCACGACGGAAGTTCTCGGGCAGGACGGCGTCAGCGTCGCTCCCGTCCCGTCGGACCTCAACGAGGAGTGGGCGAACCGAATCCAGTCGCTCGACGGCACGATCGGGGACGAATGGCCGTGGACGACCGTACACGGGTTTCTCGACGAGCTGAGTGACGCGGAGCCGGCCGTCAACACCGCCTTCTACGCCCCCCACGGAAACCTCCGATCGCTGCTGGCCGGGTTCGAAGACCGCCCGCTCGAGGACGACGAACTCGAGACGCTCCAGGCGGAACTGGCCGCTGCAATCGAAGAGGGTGCGTTCGGACTGTCGAAAGGGATGATCTATCCGCCGAGTTCCTACGGGCGCGACCCCGAACTGGAAGCGCTGGCGTCGACCCTCGGTGAGTACGACTCGTTTATGATTTCCCACGTCTGGAACGAGACCGATTACGTTGTCGAATCCATCGAACGGTACCTCGACATCTGTCATCGCGGCGGCTGTGACGCGCACGTCTCCCACCTCAAAGTTGGCGGCCAGCAAAACTGGGGCGCCTCCGAAGACGTCCTCTCACTGTTCGACGACGCGGAAGAACGGGGACAGCGCGTTTCCTTCGATCAGTACCCCTATACTGCCGGTTCGACGATGCTCACGGCGCTGTTGCCACCGTGGGCGCGACAGGACGATTCGGCGGCGATCCTCGAACGGCTCCGCGACGAGTCGGCGCGAGAGCGAATCGCCACGGACATCTCGGAGCAGGGTGACTGGGAGAATCTCGCCCGCGCGGCCGGGACGTGGGACAATATCCTGATCACGCGGACGGAAAGCGGACAACACCAGGGCGAAACGATCGCGGAAATCGCCGCCGAACGCGATCGGGATCCCGTCGACGCGATGTGCGACCTCCTCGTCGAAGAGGACCTCGACGTAACGATGGCGGACTTCATCATGTCCGAAACCGACATCGAGCGCTTCCTCGCCGATCCGCGAGGGACGTTCTGCAGCGACGGCATCTTCGGCGGCAAACCCCACCCGCGAGCGATCGGGACGTTCCCGCGGATCCTCGAACGATACGTCCGGGAACGCGAGGCGCTGACGCTCGAACGCATGGTGTACAAGGCGGCGGGTCGACCGGCCGACCTTCTCGGGCTTCCAGACCGGGGATACGTAAAAGAGGGATACGTCGCCGATCTCGTGGCGTTCGATCTCGACGCGATCGTCGAACGGCCGACGTACGAAGAGCCGAACCAGTTGACGGAGGATTTCGACTTCGTTCTCGTCGGCGGTGAAATCGCGGTCGAAGACGGCAAACCGACCGAGCGACGGAACGGCTCCGTGCTCCGCTCGACCGAAGAGTGGGACGGACAGACTCGGCCATCTCGTTCTCGCCGACTCTCTTGA
- a CDS encoding Zn-dependent hydrolase, with protein MTTATIDERRFRERFDEFSQIGATDAGGVNRPALSDENKKARDTLVEWFRDAGLEVRIDEMGNIFGRREGRDSSAAPVMSGSHIDSQYNGGRYDGVVGVLSALEVVEALNDAGVETDRPLEIVAWSNEEGVRFQPDMLGSGVFTDVFDLEYAYDREDKDGNRFGDELERVGYKGEEPCEPDDIHCYFELHVEQGPFLEQADLSVGVVEGVFGFSWMNVSFEGQANHAGPTPMNMRHDAFVATADVTKAVREITATEGTDLVGTVGSVDVWPNAINVIPERVEFTLDFRSYDNAVVETAVERIQNEIEWAAEREGLEYEIEEIMRVDADPFDADCIETVANAAEDAGCEYTRLVSGAGHDANYLNTIAPTSMIFVPSVDGISHRENEYTEWEDIVTGADVLLRAVTEQASL; from the coding sequence ATGACAACCGCAACGATAGACGAGCGACGGTTCCGCGAACGGTTCGACGAGTTCAGTCAGATCGGTGCGACCGATGCCGGTGGCGTGAACCGCCCGGCACTCTCCGACGAGAACAAAAAAGCGCGCGACACGCTGGTCGAGTGGTTCCGCGATGCGGGCCTCGAGGTGCGTATCGACGAGATGGGGAACATCTTCGGGCGCCGGGAGGGCCGCGATTCGTCTGCTGCCCCGGTCATGTCTGGCTCTCACATCGACAGCCAGTACAACGGCGGTCGGTACGACGGTGTCGTCGGCGTTTTGAGCGCTCTCGAGGTCGTCGAGGCGTTGAACGACGCCGGCGTCGAAACGGACCGCCCCCTCGAAATCGTCGCCTGGAGCAACGAGGAGGGTGTTCGGTTTCAGCCCGATATGCTCGGCAGCGGCGTGTTCACCGACGTCTTCGACCTCGAGTACGCATACGACCGGGAGGACAAGGACGGGAACCGGTTCGGCGACGAACTCGAGCGGGTCGGGTACAAGGGTGAGGAACCCTGCGAACCGGACGACATCCACTGCTATTTCGAACTCCACGTCGAGCAAGGACCGTTCCTCGAACAGGCCGATCTGAGCGTCGGCGTCGTCGAGGGCGTCTTCGGCTTTTCGTGGATGAACGTCTCGTTCGAAGGCCAGGCGAACCACGCCGGCCCGACGCCGATGAACATGCGCCACGATGCGTTCGTCGCCACGGCGGACGTAACGAAGGCCGTCCGCGAGATAACCGCGACCGAAGGGACCGACCTCGTCGGCACGGTCGGCAGCGTCGACGTCTGGCCCAACGCGATCAACGTCATCCCCGAACGCGTCGAGTTCACCCTCGACTTCCGGTCGTACGACAACGCGGTCGTCGAGACGGCCGTCGAACGCATCCAGAACGAGATCGAGTGGGCCGCCGAACGGGAGGGTCTCGAGTACGAGATCGAGGAGATCATGCGGGTCGATGCCGATCCGTTCGACGCGGACTGCATCGAGACCGTCGCCAACGCAGCCGAGGATGCCGGCTGTGAGTACACCCGGCTGGTAAGCGGTGCGGGACACGACGCCAATTATCTGAACACGATCGCGCCGACGAGCATGATCTTCGTTCCGAGCGTCGACGGAATCAGTCACCGGGAGAACGAGTACACCGAGTGGGAAGACATCGTTACCGGCGCAGACGTCCTCCTCCGGGCCGTCACGGAACAAGCGTCGCTCTGA
- a CDS encoding 5'-deoxyadenosine deaminase, translating into MILSGTVLADSETVIDDGSVVVEGSRIEAVGQRDEVVDRYPDREERTFDILLPGLVGGHIHSVQSLGRGIADDSELLDWLFEYILPMEASLSEAEMEIAAKLGYLEMIESGTTTCIDHLSVNHADRAFEAAGEMGIRGLLGKVLMDQRSPEGLDEATDDALAETERLIQKYHGSFDDRIRYAVTPRFAVSCTEECLRGARELADAYDGVRIHTHASENQSEIETVESDTGMRNIHWLDEVGLTGEDVVLAHCVWTDESEREVLAETGTHVTHCPSSNMKLASGIAPIVDYLDRGINVALGNDGPPCNNTLDPFTEMRQGSLLQKVDHLDPVAAPAETLFEMATINGAKAAGFEQLGELKPGWRADIVGVRTDVTRATPLHDPLSHLVFAAHGEDVVFSMVDGEVVMDDGDVTTVDADEIRQQARDVGLSLEEHRDAADEVRP; encoded by the coding sequence ATGATACTATCTGGCACAGTCCTCGCCGATTCCGAGACCGTCATCGACGATGGGAGTGTGGTCGTCGAGGGGTCACGAATCGAAGCGGTGGGGCAACGGGACGAGGTCGTCGATCGGTATCCGGATCGGGAGGAACGAACGTTCGACATCCTTCTTCCCGGGCTCGTCGGGGGACACATCCATTCGGTCCAGAGCCTCGGGCGAGGCATCGCGGACGATTCGGAGCTGCTCGACTGGCTTTTCGAATACATCCTTCCGATGGAGGCGTCCCTCTCGGAAGCGGAGATGGAAATCGCGGCGAAACTGGGCTATCTCGAGATGATCGAGAGCGGGACCACGACGTGTATCGATCACCTGTCCGTGAACCACGCCGACCGCGCGTTCGAGGCGGCCGGCGAAATGGGGATCCGCGGTCTGCTCGGCAAAGTCCTCATGGATCAACGGTCGCCGGAGGGCCTCGACGAAGCGACCGACGACGCGCTCGCCGAGACGGAACGGCTCATCCAGAAGTATCACGGCTCATTCGACGACCGCATCCGGTATGCCGTGACGCCCCGGTTCGCCGTTTCGTGTACCGAGGAATGTCTCCGCGGCGCTCGCGAACTCGCGGATGCGTACGACGGCGTCCGTATCCACACACACGCGAGCGAAAATCAAAGCGAGATCGAAACGGTCGAATCGGACACCGGGATGCGGAACATCCACTGGCTGGACGAGGTCGGTCTCACCGGAGAGGACGTCGTGCTCGCCCACTGCGTCTGGACAGACGAGAGCGAACGCGAGGTGCTGGCCGAGACCGGGACCCACGTCACCCACTGCCCGTCGTCGAATATGAAACTGGCGAGCGGGATCGCGCCCATCGTGGACTATCTGGACCGCGGCATCAACGTTGCGCTCGGGAACGACGGCCCGCCCTGTAACAACACGCTCGATCCGTTCACGGAGATGCGACAGGGCAGCCTTCTCCAGAAGGTCGACCATCTCGATCCCGTCGCGGCACCGGCAGAGACGCTCTTCGAGATGGCGACGATCAACGGCGCGAAAGCCGCCGGTTTCGAGCAACTCGGAGAACTGAAACCCGGGTGGCGGGCGGACATCGTCGGCGTTCGCACCGACGTGACTCGTGCGACGCCGTTGCACGATCCCCTCTCCCACCTCGTCTTCGCCGCCCACGGTGAGGACGTCGTCTTCTCGATGGTCGACGGAGAGGTCGTAATGGACGACGGTGACGTTACGACCGTCGACGCGGACGAGATCCGCCAGCAGGCACGGGATGTCGGACTCTCGCTCGAGGAACACCGCGATGCTGCGGACGAAGTACGGCCCTAA
- the phnE gene encoding phosphonate ABC transporter, permease protein PhnE: MTAGGPEHNEEPGTNVARLSDPRLHSVGDSTPPERTAGGGLSKQSLTWVLVLGLLLGLAAWIAEVDLVALLSADARRQMWSFIADGIPPNVSREYLLGRTLRDGLLWAAVETVAISIVGIVLAVGLAIPLALVGAANVTHRGPLYDRSSPTTRYVGLALHRIARGVLSFLRSVPDLVWGFLFVAAIGLGPFAGALAIGIHNGGVLGKLYADFLEDTDPLPVEAVYSTGATRLQTVVHGMVPQITPTLVSYTLYRWECAIRSATILGFVGAGGLGYYLTITINRLQYPKLLTAIGAVFVLVVSCDYLSSRLRAAMV; the protein is encoded by the coding sequence ATGACTGCTGGGGGGCCAGAGCACAACGAGGAACCGGGGACGAACGTGGCCCGGCTCTCTGATCCACGTCTGCATTCGGTAGGCGATTCGACGCCACCGGAACGGACGGCCGGCGGCGGGCTGTCGAAGCAGTCTCTGACGTGGGTACTGGTCCTCGGGCTGCTACTCGGTCTCGCCGCGTGGATCGCCGAAGTCGATCTCGTCGCCCTCCTGAGCGCTGATGCGCGGAGGCAGATGTGGAGCTTTATCGCTGACGGAATTCCACCGAACGTCTCGAGGGAGTATCTGCTGGGGCGGACGCTTCGAGATGGGCTGCTGTGGGCCGCCGTCGAAACTGTCGCAATCAGCATCGTCGGCATCGTGCTCGCTGTCGGTCTGGCGATTCCGCTCGCACTGGTCGGCGCCGCGAACGTAACGCACCGCGGGCCGCTGTACGATCGCTCGAGCCCGACGACGCGGTACGTCGGCCTCGCGCTCCATCGGATCGCCCGCGGCGTGTTGAGCTTCCTTCGGTCGGTTCCGGACCTCGTGTGGGGATTCCTGTTCGTGGCGGCGATTGGTCTCGGCCCGTTCGCCGGGGCGCTGGCGATCGGCATTCACAACGGGGGTGTGCTCGGGAAGCTGTACGCGGACTTCCTCGAGGATACCGATCCGCTCCCCGTCGAGGCAGTCTACTCGACCGGCGCGACGCGACTGCAGACGGTCGTCCACGGGATGGTCCCCCAGATCACGCCGACGCTGGTGTCGTACACGCTGTACCGCTGGGAGTGTGCGATTCGGTCCGCGACGATACTCGGGTTCGTCGGTGCCGGTGGGCTCGGCTACTACCTCACCATCACGATAAACAGACTCCAGTATCCGAAGTTACTCACGGCGATCGGTGCGGTGTTCGTCCTCGTCGTCAGTTGCGATTATCTCTCGAGTCGCCTCCGAGCGGCAATGGTTTAG
- a CDS encoding phosphonate ABC transporter ATP-binding protein produces the protein MSLLSFENVTKRFEGASAPAVRDLSVSIAADESVAVIGPSGAGKTTLLRLAAGAIQPDVGRVSLDGTHHYDNDDVALVYQADTLIGRRTALENSIVGQIGSCSRLRGLIEPFVPSDTDRAIELLEAAGLGEYVYTRADQLSAGERQRVAVVRAVLQNARVLLADEPTANLDPTTSDTIVDLLHQSSADRALMVVMHDVDLALERFDRILGIADGGLAFDRSAERVDDELLEAIFGDDEGQRTKQEAVRR, from the coding sequence ATGTCGTTGCTCTCGTTCGAGAACGTCACAAAGCGGTTCGAAGGCGCATCAGCCCCGGCTGTTCGAGACCTCTCGGTTTCGATCGCTGCCGACGAATCGGTCGCCGTGATCGGTCCGTCGGGCGCCGGAAAAACGACGCTCCTTCGGCTGGCAGCGGGCGCGATCCAGCCGGACGTCGGACGGGTCTCACTCGACGGGACGCATCACTACGATAACGACGACGTGGCGCTCGTCTACCAGGCAGACACGCTGATCGGCCGGCGAACCGCCCTCGAGAACAGCATCGTCGGTCAGATCGGCTCGTGCTCCCGGCTCCGCGGCTTGATCGAGCCGTTCGTCCCCTCCGATACTGATCGAGCGATCGAACTCCTCGAAGCCGCCGGATTGGGAGAGTACGTATATACCCGCGCCGATCAGCTCAGTGCTGGCGAGCGCCAACGTGTCGCGGTCGTCCGAGCGGTATTGCAGAACGCGCGGGTATTGCTCGCCGACGAACCGACGGCGAACCTCGATCCGACGACGAGCGACACGATCGTCGATCTGTTGCACCAGTCGTCGGCGGATCGCGCACTGATGGTCGTGATGCACGACGTCGACCTCGCTCTGGAACGATTCGACCGAATACTCGGAATAGCCGACGGGGGACTCGCATTCGATCGATCAGCCGAGCGGGTCGACGACGAACTCCTCGAGGCGATCTTCGGCGACGACGAGGGCCAGCGAACGAAACAGGAGGCTGTGAGACGATGA
- the phnD gene encoding phosphate/phosphite/phosphonate ABC transporter substrate-binding protein — MTQLRGRSTRRTFLGVLGTGVVSTAGCLGSATSDELSIGVIPDVDPDTAIDKNTPLANHLEDELGVTISLDTTSDYAGLVQATTGDHVDIAYFGGVSYVIASQRADVRAIAVGEKDGSTKWESVFVAHESSGIEDPTDLRDASDVDFVFGDPISTSGTVMPTYYANEEWDIDLEADLSTTHVGAHDAVVRTVANGDADAGSLNARIFDAKHEAGKTDGAIEIWRTPSFADYPWAVGPSVDDDRAEEIQQAFLTLHESVSDEMLDQLNVDRYVEADHDDFADIEAAVELMGITDV, encoded by the coding sequence ATGACGCAGCTTCGCGGGCGCTCAACCAGACGTACGTTTCTTGGTGTACTCGGGACAGGCGTCGTTTCTACGGCGGGCTGTCTCGGAAGTGCAACGAGCGACGAACTCTCTATCGGCGTTATCCCGGACGTCGATCCGGATACAGCCATCGACAAAAACACGCCACTCGCGAACCACCTGGAGGATGAACTCGGAGTCACGATCAGCCTCGATACGACGTCGGATTACGCGGGACTCGTTCAAGCGACGACCGGAGATCACGTCGATATCGCGTACTTCGGCGGCGTTTCGTACGTCATCGCGAGTCAGCGCGCCGACGTCAGAGCGATCGCCGTCGGTGAAAAGGACGGATCGACGAAGTGGGAATCCGTCTTCGTCGCCCACGAAAGTAGCGGAATCGAAGACCCGACCGACCTCCGCGACGCATCCGACGTCGATTTCGTGTTCGGCGACCCGATTAGCACGTCCGGGACCGTTATGCCCACGTACTACGCCAACGAAGAGTGGGACATCGATCTCGAGGCGGACCTCTCGACTACCCACGTCGGTGCTCACGATGCTGTGGTTCGGACGGTCGCGAACGGAGACGCCGATGCGGGCTCGTTGAACGCACGCATTTTCGACGCAAAGCACGAAGCGGGCAAAACGGACGGAGCCATCGAAATCTGGCGAACGCCTTCATTTGCCGACTACCCGTGGGCCGTGGGCCCGTCCGTCGACGACGATCGGGCCGAGGAGATTCAACAGGCGTTTCTCACCCTCCACGAGTCAGTCTCGGACGAGATGCTCGATCAGCTAAACGTCGACCGATACGTCGAAGCAGATCACGACGATTTCGCAGATATCGAGGCAGCAGTCGAGCTGATGGGAATTACAGACGTCTAA
- a CDS encoding sulfurtransferase TusA family protein produces MHIDVSGMVCPQPVSIVRRCLEELEPGDELVVTGDYPPAERSICRTCYKHGYAVTDATDDDSDGAETFTLRIRVTEGVTPSTGETRHRN; encoded by the coding sequence GTGCACATCGACGTCAGTGGAATGGTTTGCCCGCAACCGGTGAGCATCGTCCGCCGCTGTCTCGAGGAACTCGAACCCGGCGACGAACTGGTCGTTACCGGTGATTATCCGCCAGCCGAACGCAGTATTTGCAGAACCTGCTACAAGCACGGATATGCGGTCACCGATGCCACCGACGACGACTCTGACGGTGCGGAAACGTTCACCCTTCGAATTCGTGTAACCGAGGGCGTCACACCCTCCACGGGTGAGACGAGACACCGTAACTGA
- a CDS encoding xanthine dehydrogenase family protein molybdopterin-binding subunit produces MSKPTERDRPDDTTEEGERRVADSEQSPMEWDEPENNRKPSDERENLTTDVEKDDARKIVTGEAQYTADYSRQFPDLAHGTVVRSDVAHGIVTDINTSKAESMDGVYAVVTPWDDAVPNTLYSSSGQSYPEPSPWDMRVLRRHVRFVGDPVAAVAAETGEIADRAARAIEVEYEERDAVFDVERAMEPDAPRLFEDDEVENAQSGAEYERNLESHFEGEIGDVEQAFERDDVHVHETELDTPYQSHCVPEPHTTIAYTDEDDRYTFITATQVPNHTRRQLAHVFDVPIRDIRVDKPRVGAGFGAKQEMAIEPIAFALHLEVDRPVKLEMTRQEEFYALRSRHPMDMTMRSAVTEDGTIVAMDLYARSNAGAYGTHGMTVATNVGTKALPLYPRVPNIRFEGDVVHTNLPMGAAMRGYGAPQGHFAVEAHMDEVARDLGIDPIEFKRQNAIRKGDLDDVSTILKDDDRFARRIRSCGLEECIERGMDAIGWDDVEQPEEDNLHRGVGMAMCAQGSGVAGKELGAAKLMMNEDGSFHLHVGGVDTGTGNDTMFSQVAAEVLGCRPDDIVVKSSDTDITPFDYGSYASSTTYISGTAVKKAAEDAKDRLLYWGSKLLEEPEANLETGNGEVYSEETDASVDLEEIGYEATYGHDEREQIMGDGHHSTDESPPPFGAQFVDVTVDEETGEFELNKLVYAADCGVAINPPLAEGQVEGGQHMSLEYATSGGLEFDDEGNPQTTGFRQYGMPRTTDHPPMETILVETHEPTGPFGAKSIGELPTNGIPPALSNAISDAVGVRMTSLPITATDVKAAIERREA; encoded by the coding sequence ATGAGTAAACCGACTGAACGAGATCGTCCCGACGACACGACCGAAGAAGGCGAGCGACGAGTCGCCGACTCCGAGCAGTCCCCGATGGAGTGGGACGAACCGGAGAACAACCGCAAACCTAGTGACGAACGCGAAAATCTCACGACGGACGTCGAAAAGGACGACGCGCGGAAGATCGTTACGGGCGAGGCGCAGTATACAGCCGATTACAGCCGTCAGTTTCCCGACCTCGCCCACGGGACGGTCGTCCGCAGCGACGTCGCACACGGCATCGTGACAGATATCAATACAAGCAAGGCCGAATCGATGGACGGCGTATACGCAGTCGTCACACCCTGGGACGACGCCGTTCCCAACACGCTGTACTCGAGTTCCGGCCAGTCCTATCCGGAACCGAGTCCGTGGGATATGCGCGTTCTCAGGAGACACGTTCGGTTCGTGGGAGATCCGGTCGCGGCCGTCGCCGCCGAAACCGGTGAGATCGCGGATCGAGCCGCCCGCGCGATCGAGGTCGAGTACGAGGAACGCGACGCCGTTTTCGACGTAGAGAGGGCGATGGAACCGGATGCGCCACGGCTGTTCGAAGACGACGAGGTGGAAAACGCACAGAGCGGCGCGGAGTACGAACGTAACCTCGAGTCGCACTTCGAAGGAGAAATCGGCGACGTCGAGCAAGCGTTCGAGCGTGACGACGTCCATGTACACGAGACCGAACTGGACACGCCGTATCAGTCCCACTGCGTTCCAGAGCCCCACACGACGATCGCCTATACGGACGAAGACGACAGATACACGTTCATCACCGCAACGCAGGTGCCAAATCACACGCGACGACAGCTCGCGCACGTCTTCGACGTGCCGATCCGAGATATCCGCGTGGATAAACCCCGCGTCGGCGCCGGTTTCGGCGCGAAACAGGAGATGGCGATCGAACCGATCGCGTTCGCACTTCACCTCGAGGTCGACCGACCCGTCAAACTCGAGATGACGCGACAGGAGGAATTCTACGCGCTGCGGTCGCGCCATCCGATGGACATGACGATGCGATCGGCAGTGACCGAGGACGGGACGATCGTGGCGATGGACCTCTATGCGCGCTCGAACGCCGGAGCGTACGGCACCCACGGGATGACGGTCGCAACGAACGTCGGAACAAAGGCGCTTCCGCTGTATCCGCGCGTTCCGAACATCCGGTTCGAGGGCGACGTCGTTCACACGAACCTGCCGATGGGTGCCGCGATGCGCGGGTACGGTGCCCCACAGGGTCACTTCGCCGTCGAGGCACACATGGATGAGGTTGCCCGCGACCTCGGGATAGACCCCATCGAGTTCAAGCGCCAAAACGCGATACGAAAGGGGGATCTCGACGACGTTTCGACCATCCTCAAGGACGACGATCGTTTTGCCCGACGAATTCGCTCCTGTGGCCTGGAAGAGTGTATCGAACGCGGCATGGACGCGATCGGCTGGGACGACGTCGAGCAACCCGAGGAAGACAACCTCCATCGTGGGGTCGGGATGGCGATGTGTGCACAGGGAAGCGGGGTCGCTGGCAAGGAACTCGGCGCTGCAAAACTTATGATGAACGAGGACGGCTCGTTCCACCTTCACGTCGGCGGTGTCGACACTGGAACGGGAAACGATACGATGTTCAGCCAGGTCGCAGCCGAAGTGCTCGGCTGTCGACCGGATGATATCGTCGTCAAATCGTCAGATACTGACATCACGCCGTTCGACTACGGCTCCTACGCGTCGTCGACGACGTACATCAGCGGAACGGCGGTCAAAAAAGCAGCCGAAGACGCCAAAGATCGCCTATTGTACTGGGGATCGAAACTCCTCGAGGAACCCGAAGCGAACCTCGAGACCGGAAACGGGGAAGTCTACAGCGAGGAGACGGACGCGAGCGTCGACTTAGAGGAAATCGGCTACGAAGCGACCTACGGCCACGACGAACGCGAACAGATCATGGGCGACGGCCACCACTCGACGGACGAGAGTCCGCCGCCGTTCGGCGCGCAATTCGTGGACGTCACCGTCGACGAGGAGACCGGCGAGTTCGAACTGAACAAACTGGTCTACGCGGCCGACTGCGGCGTTGCGATCAATCCACCGCTTGCCGAGGGGCAGGTCGAGGGAGGCCAACACATGAGCCTCGAGTACGCGACGAGTGGCGGGTTGGAGTTCGACGACGAGGGGAACCCACAGACGACCGGGTTCCGTCAATACGGGATGCCACGGACGACGGATCACCCACCGATGGAGACGATCCTGGTCGAAACACACGAGCCGACGGGCCCGTTCGGCGCCAAATCCATCGGCGAACTGCCGACGAACGGAATCCCACCCGCGCTCAGTAACGCGATTAGTGACGCCGTTGGGGTGCGCATGACGTCGCTCCCGATCACTGCGACGGACGTCAAAGCGGCGATCGAGCGCCGCGAAGCGTAA